A genomic region of Serratia fonticola contains the following coding sequences:
- the mdtC gene encoding multidrug efflux RND transporter permease subunit MdtC, translating to MKFFALFIHRPVATTLLTLAIAIAGVIGFRLLPVSPLPQVDFPVISITATLPGADPETMASSVATPLERALGRIAGVNEMTSMSSLGSTRVILQFDLNRDINGAARDVQAAINAAQSLLPTGMPSRPTYRKVNPSDAPIMILTLTSDTYSQGQLYDFASTQLAQKIAQTEGVGDVSVGGSSLPAVRVELNPGALFNQGVSLDAVRQTIANANVRRPQGAVDDAQQRWQIQANDELKTAAAYQPLVIHYNNGAAVRLNDVANVTDSVQDVRNAGMTNAKPAIILTVSRAPDANIIETVDRIRAELPALRENIPASIELNIAQDRSPTIRASLAEVEQSLVIAIALVILVVFIFLRSGRATLIPAVAVPVSLIGSFAAMYLCGFSLNNLSLMALTIATGFVVDDAIVVLENISRHVEAGMKPLNAALQGVREVGFTVLSMSVSLVAVFIPLLFMAGLPGRLFREFAVTLSVSIGLSLLISLTLTPMMCAYLLRYQPPREQRRTRGFGRVLVAVQQGYGRSLNWVLGHSRWVLAVFMATIALNVWLYVSIPKTFFPEQDTGRLMGFIQADQSISFQAMRLKLQDFMKIVREDKDVDNVTGFTGGSRTNSGSMFISLKPLSERTDDAQKVIARLRAKLAKEPGASLFLMAVQDIRVGGRQANASYQYTLLADDLAALREWEPKIRVALAALPELADVNSDQQDKGSEMDLTYDRETMSRLGISVSDANNLLNNAFGQRQISTIYQPLNQYKVVMEVAPPYTQDVSSLDKMFVINSSGQAIPLSYFASWRPANAPLAVNHQGLSAASTISFNLPDGGSLSEATTAVERTMTQLGVPSTVRGAFAGTAQVFQDTLKSQLFLIAAAIATVYIVLGILYESYIHPLTILSTLPSAGVGALLALELFNAPFSLIALIGIMLLIGIVKKNAIMMVDFALDAQRNGGISAREAIFQASLLRFRPIMMTTLAALFGALPLVLTSGDGAELRQPLGITIAGGLIMSQLLTLYTTPVIYLYFDRLQMKFRHGKKLAPLPR from the coding sequence GTGAAATTTTTCGCCCTGTTTATCCATCGGCCGGTCGCCACAACCCTGTTAACGCTAGCCATCGCCATCGCCGGAGTCATTGGCTTCCGGCTGTTACCGGTGTCACCATTGCCACAGGTCGATTTCCCGGTGATTTCCATCACGGCGACGTTGCCGGGGGCCGATCCGGAAACCATGGCCTCCTCAGTGGCTACACCGCTGGAACGCGCCCTGGGGCGCATTGCCGGGGTCAATGAAATGACCTCGATGAGTTCACTCGGCAGTACGCGGGTGATTTTGCAGTTCGATCTCAATCGCGATATCAACGGTGCCGCACGGGACGTACAGGCGGCGATTAACGCGGCACAGAGCCTGTTGCCGACCGGGATGCCGAGCCGGCCAACCTACCGCAAGGTTAACCCGTCCGACGCGCCGATCATGATCCTGACGCTGACGTCGGATACCTATAGCCAGGGGCAACTTTATGACTTCGCCTCTACGCAACTGGCGCAAAAGATTGCGCAAACCGAGGGCGTAGGTGATGTCTCTGTCGGCGGGAGCTCGCTGCCCGCCGTGCGCGTGGAACTCAATCCCGGCGCACTGTTCAACCAGGGTGTTTCGCTGGATGCCGTGCGGCAAACCATCGCCAACGCCAACGTACGCCGCCCGCAAGGTGCCGTGGATGACGCGCAACAGCGCTGGCAGATCCAGGCCAATGACGAGCTGAAAACCGCCGCCGCCTATCAGCCATTGGTGATCCACTACAACAACGGCGCGGCGGTACGTCTAAACGATGTGGCCAACGTTACCGACTCGGTGCAGGATGTCCGCAACGCCGGGATGACCAATGCCAAACCGGCAATCATTCTGACCGTCAGCCGGGCGCCGGATGCTAACATCATTGAAACCGTTGATCGTATCCGCGCCGAGCTACCTGCGCTGCGGGAGAATATCCCGGCGTCAATCGAACTGAATATTGCCCAGGATCGTTCCCCGACGATCCGCGCTTCGTTAGCCGAAGTAGAGCAATCGCTGGTGATCGCAATTGCACTGGTGATCCTGGTGGTGTTCATCTTCCTGCGCTCCGGCCGCGCCACGCTGATCCCGGCAGTAGCGGTGCCGGTATCCCTGATCGGTTCCTTTGCCGCCATGTACCTGTGTGGGTTCAGCCTGAACAACCTGTCGTTGATGGCGCTCACCATCGCCACCGGCTTTGTGGTGGACGACGCCATCGTGGTGCTGGAAAACATCTCACGACATGTCGAGGCGGGCATGAAACCGCTCAACGCTGCGCTACAAGGGGTGCGTGAAGTCGGCTTCACCGTGCTTTCCATGAGCGTATCGCTGGTGGCGGTGTTTATCCCCCTGCTGTTTATGGCCGGTCTGCCGGGCAGGTTGTTCCGCGAGTTTGCCGTCACGCTTTCGGTTTCTATCGGGCTTTCGCTGCTGATCTCGTTGACGCTGACACCGATGATGTGCGCCTATCTGCTCCGCTACCAGCCGCCAAGAGAGCAACGGCGCACACGGGGTTTTGGCCGCGTGCTGGTTGCCGTGCAACAGGGTTATGGCCGTTCGCTCAACTGGGTGCTGGGCCATTCGCGCTGGGTGCTGGCGGTATTTATGGCGACAATCGCCCTCAACGTCTGGCTTTACGTCAGCATCCCGAAAACCTTCTTCCCGGAGCAGGATACTGGCCGTCTGATGGGCTTTATCCAGGCTGACCAGAGCATCTCGTTTCAGGCGATGCGCCTCAAGCTGCAAGACTTTATGAAGATTGTGCGCGAAGACAAAGACGTGGATAACGTCACCGGCTTCACCGGGGGCTCACGTACTAACAGCGGCTCAATGTTTATCTCGCTCAAACCGCTGAGCGAACGTACCGACGATGCGCAGAAGGTGATTGCCCGCCTGCGTGCCAAACTGGCTAAAGAGCCCGGCGCCAGTCTGTTCCTGATGGCGGTACAGGATATTCGCGTCGGCGGGCGGCAGGCCAATGCCAGCTATCAGTACACGCTTCTTGCGGACGACCTGGCGGCACTGCGCGAATGGGAGCCCAAGATCCGTGTCGCACTGGCCGCCCTGCCTGAATTGGCCGACGTCAACTCCGATCAACAGGACAAAGGTTCGGAGATGGATCTGACCTACGATCGTGAAACCATGTCGCGGCTGGGTATTTCCGTCAGCGATGCCAACAACCTGCTGAACAACGCCTTCGGCCAGCGGCAGATCTCCACCATCTATCAGCCATTGAACCAGTACAAAGTGGTCATGGAAGTGGCACCGCCCTATACCCAGGACGTCAGTTCGCTGGATAAAATGTTCGTGATCAACAGCAGCGGCCAGGCTATTCCGCTTTCTTACTTTGCCAGTTGGCGCCCCGCCAATGCGCCGCTGGCGGTGAACCATCAGGGGCTCTCGGCAGCATCAACCATCTCGTTCAACCTGCCGGATGGCGGCAGCCTGTCCGAGGCAACCACGGCGGTCGAGCGCACCATGACGCAACTTGGCGTCCCCTCCACCGTGCGTGGCGCCTTTGCCGGGACCGCCCAGGTCTTCCAGGACACGCTGAAGTCGCAACTGTTCCTGATCGCCGCCGCCATCGCCACGGTGTATATCGTGCTGGGGATTTTGTATGAAAGCTATATTCATCCGTTAACCATTCTCTCTACGCTGCCCTCCGCCGGTGTCGGCGCGTTGCTGGCACTGGAGTTGTTTAACGCCCCGTTCAGCCTGATTGCGCTCATCGGTATCATGCTGTTGATTGGGATAGTCAAAAAGAACGCCATCATGATGGTCGACTTTGCCTTGGACGCACAGCGCAACGGGGGGATCAGCGCACGCGAGGCAATCTTCCAGGCCAGCCTGTTACGTTTCCGCCCGATCATGATGACCACCCTGGCGGCGCTGTTTGGCGCCTTGCCGCTGGTTCTGACCAGTGGTGATGGTGCCGAATTGCGCCAGCCGCTAGGGATCACCATCGCTGGTGGATTGATCATGAGTCAGTTGCTGACGCTGTATACCACGCCGGTGATCTATCTGTATTTTGATCGGTTACAGATGAAGTTCCGCCATGGCAAAAAATTGGCACCACTGCCGCGCTAA
- a CDS encoding MdtB/MuxB family multidrug efflux RND transporter permease subunit — protein sequence MQSMLPNTGGGPSRLFILRPVATTLFMVAILLAGIIGYRSLPVSALPEVDYPTIQIVTLYPGASPDVVTSAITAPLERQFGQMSGLKQMASQSSGGASVITLQFQLELPLDVAEQEVQAAINAATNLLPTDLPYPPIYSKVNPADPPILTLAVTSTAMPMTQVEDMVETRVAQKISQVTGVGLVTISGGQRPAVRVKLNPTAVAAYGLDSETIRTAISNANVNSAKGSLDGPTRSVTLSANDQMKTAEDYRQLIVAYQNGAAIRLQDIATIEQGAENNRLAAWANKEQAIVLNIQRQPGVNVITTADSIREMLPELVKSLPKSVDVKVLTDRTTTIRASVSDVQFELMLAIALVIMVIYVFLRNVPATIIPSVAVPLSLVGTFAAMYFLDFSINNLTLMALTIATGFVVDDAIVVIENISRYIEKGEKPLDAALKGAGEIGFTIISLTFSLVAVLIPLLFMGDIVGRLFREFAVTLAVAILISALVSLTLTPMMCARMLSHESLRKQNRFSRASERFFERVIAQYGVWLKVVLNHPWLTLGVALSTMVLTVLLYLLIPKGFFPLQDNGIIQGTLEAPQSVSFSNMAERQQQVAAEILKDPAVESLTSFVGVDGSNATLNSGRLQINLKPLSERSDRIPAIITRLQQQTAQFPGVTLYLQPVQDLTIDTQVSRTQYQFTLQAMSLDELSLWVPKLMAELQQAPQLTEVTSNWQDQGLVAYINVDRDSASRLGISMNDIDSALYNAFGQRLISTIYTQANQYRVVLEHDVTSTPGLAALNDIRLTSSNGTIVPLSTVAKIEERFGPLSINHLDQFPSATVSFNVPDHYSLGEAVEAITQAEKNLNMPKDITTQFQGATLAFQAALGSTLWLILAAIVAMYIVLGVLYESFIHPVTILSTLPTAGVGALLALMLSGHELDVIAIIGIILLIGIVKKNAIMMIDFALAAEREQGLTPYDAIYQACLLRFRPILMTTLAALLGALPLMLSTGVGAELRRPLGVCMVGGLVMSQILTLFTTPVIYLLFDKLARNTHRQPETQELP from the coding sequence ATGCAGTCGATGTTACCTAACACCGGCGGCGGGCCTTCCCGCCTATTTATTCTGCGTCCGGTAGCCACCACCCTGTTTATGGTGGCGATCCTGCTGGCAGGCATTATTGGTTATCGCTCGTTGCCGGTTTCAGCGTTGCCGGAGGTAGACTACCCCACCATTCAGATCGTCACACTTTACCCTGGTGCCAGCCCAGACGTGGTGACCTCGGCAATCACCGCGCCGCTGGAGCGCCAGTTCGGCCAAATGTCAGGCCTGAAGCAGATGGCGTCGCAGAGTTCCGGCGGCGCATCGGTCATCACACTCCAGTTCCAGCTTGAACTGCCGTTGGACGTCGCCGAACAGGAGGTTCAGGCCGCGATCAATGCCGCCACCAACCTGTTGCCGACCGATCTGCCCTATCCGCCAATTTACAGCAAGGTCAACCCGGCCGATCCGCCGATTCTGACACTGGCCGTCACCTCAACCGCCATGCCGATGACGCAGGTTGAAGACATGGTGGAAACCCGGGTTGCGCAGAAAATCTCGCAGGTAACCGGCGTAGGCTTGGTGACCATTTCCGGCGGCCAACGCCCGGCCGTGCGGGTGAAACTCAATCCCACTGCGGTTGCCGCTTATGGGTTGGACAGCGAAACCATTCGCACCGCTATCAGCAATGCCAACGTCAACTCGGCGAAAGGCAGCCTAGATGGCCCGACACGCTCGGTCACGCTCTCTGCCAACGATCAGATGAAAACCGCAGAGGACTACCGCCAGCTGATTGTCGCCTACCAGAACGGGGCTGCTATCCGCCTGCAGGATATCGCCACCATCGAGCAAGGCGCGGAAAACAACCGTCTGGCCGCCTGGGCCAATAAAGAACAGGCTATTGTGCTGAATATTCAGCGCCAGCCCGGTGTGAACGTGATCACCACCGCCGACAGTATCCGCGAGATGCTGCCAGAGCTGGTCAAAAGCCTGCCCAAGTCGGTGGATGTCAAGGTACTGACCGACCGCACCACCACCATCCGCGCGTCGGTCAGCGATGTGCAGTTCGAACTGATGTTGGCGATTGCACTGGTTATCATGGTGATCTACGTTTTCCTGCGCAACGTGCCCGCCACCATCATCCCGAGCGTGGCGGTACCGCTTTCGCTGGTGGGTACCTTTGCCGCCATGTATTTTCTCGATTTCTCGATCAACAACCTGACGCTGATGGCGCTGACGATCGCCACCGGCTTTGTGGTGGATGATGCCATCGTGGTCATCGAGAACATCTCGCGCTATATCGAAAAAGGCGAAAAACCGCTCGATGCGGCATTGAAAGGCGCCGGTGAAATCGGCTTTACCATTATCTCGCTGACCTTCTCACTGGTAGCGGTGCTGATCCCGCTGTTGTTTATGGGCGACATCGTTGGCCGTTTGTTCCGCGAGTTTGCGGTAACGCTGGCGGTGGCGATCCTGATTTCCGCGCTGGTCTCACTGACGTTGACGCCGATGATGTGTGCCCGCATGCTTAGTCACGAGTCACTGCGTAAACAAAACCGTTTCTCCCGCGCCTCTGAACGCTTCTTTGAGCGCGTGATCGCGCAATATGGCGTCTGGTTGAAAGTGGTACTGAATCACCCTTGGCTGACGCTGGGCGTCGCGCTCAGTACCATGGTACTGACCGTGTTGCTCTACCTGCTGATCCCGAAAGGCTTCTTCCCGTTACAGGATAACGGCATCATTCAGGGCACGTTGGAAGCGCCACAAAGCGTCTCGTTCAGCAATATGGCCGAACGCCAGCAACAGGTGGCCGCCGAGATCCTGAAAGATCCCGCGGTAGAAAGCCTGACCTCATTTGTTGGCGTCGATGGCAGTAACGCCACCCTCAACAGCGGGCGTTTGCAGATCAACCTTAAACCCCTGAGTGAACGCAGTGACCGTATCCCGGCGATCATTACCCGTTTACAGCAGCAAACGGCACAATTCCCCGGGGTGACGCTCTATCTGCAGCCGGTGCAGGATCTGACGATCGACACCCAGGTGAGCCGAACCCAGTATCAGTTCACCCTGCAGGCCATGTCGCTGGATGAACTCAGTCTGTGGGTGCCCAAGCTGATGGCCGAACTGCAACAGGCTCCTCAACTGACCGAGGTGACCAGCAACTGGCAGGATCAGGGGTTGGTGGCTTACATTAACGTGGATCGTGACAGCGCCAGCCGCCTCGGTATCAGCATGAACGATATCGACAGTGCGCTGTATAACGCCTTTGGCCAGCGCCTGATCTCCACCATCTATACGCAGGCCAACCAGTATCGCGTCGTGCTGGAGCATGATGTAACCAGCACGCCGGGGCTGGCTGCGTTAAACGATATCCGCCTGACCAGCAGCAATGGCACCATTGTGCCGCTGAGCACGGTGGCCAAAATCGAAGAGCGCTTCGGCCCGCTGTCGATCAACCACCTCGATCAGTTCCCGTCGGCGACCGTGTCATTTAACGTGCCCGATCATTACTCGCTGGGTGAGGCGGTAGAGGCCATCACTCAGGCCGAGAAAAACCTCAACATGCCAAAAGACATCACCACCCAGTTCCAGGGGGCAACGTTGGCATTCCAGGCGGCGCTTGGCAGCACCCTGTGGCTGATCCTGGCGGCAATCGTCGCGATGTATATCGTCTTGGGCGTGCTGTATGAGAGCTTTATCCACCCGGTGACCATTCTTTCTACCCTGCCTACTGCCGGTGTCGGAGCGCTGCTGGCGCTGATGCTTTCCGGCCATGAGCTGGATGTGATTGCCATTATCGGTATCATCCTGCTGATCGGTATCGTGAAGAAGAACGCCATCATGATGATCGATTTCGCATTGGCCGCCGAACGTGAACAAGGGTTGACACCTTACGATGCCATCTACCAGGCCTGTCTGCTGCGTTTTCGCCCGATCCTGATGACCACGCTGGCCGCACTGCTGGGGGCATTGCCGCTGATGCTGAGCACTGGCGTCGGAGCCGAATTGCGCCGCCCACTGGGCGTCTGTATGGTCGGCGGCCTAGTGATGAGCCAGATCCTGACGCTGTTCACCACGCCAGTGATCTACCTGCTGTTTGATAAGTTGGCGCGCAATACCCATCGCCAACCGGAAACGCAGGAGTTGCCGTGA
- a CDS encoding MdtA/MuxA family multidrug efflux RND transporter periplasmic adaptor subunit codes for MNAKPKRRSLILRLLAVAIVVIAAVLIWRHYNTAQPADTTPTARQPGSAGASGRAGGRRNAPMSPVQAATATQQTVPRFLSGLGTATAANTVTVTSRVDGELMAIHFTEGQQVKAGDLLVEIDPRPYQVQLTQALGQLAKDQATLANAKQDLARYQQLIKTNMVSRQDLDTQLSLVRQTEGAIKADQGAVDSAKLQITYSKITSPIDGRVGLKLVDVGNYIASGSSTGIVVITQTHPIDVVFTLPESNIADLVKAQKTGPVAVEAWDRTNEHQLTQGVLLSLDNQIDTATGTIKLKARFDNQDDALFPNQFVNARLKVDTLHDAVVIPTAALQMGNEGHFVWILNAENKVSKHLVTAGIQDSQQVVITTGVNVGDRVVTDGIDRLTEGMQVEVVAPQKATATAQPRHNTKAQGKS; via the coding sequence ATGAATGCAAAACCAAAACGCCGTTCATTGATACTGCGCCTATTAGCCGTGGCTATCGTGGTTATTGCCGCCGTTCTGATCTGGCGTCACTACAATACTGCACAACCTGCAGATACCACGCCAACTGCGCGCCAGCCGGGTTCAGCGGGTGCCAGTGGCAGAGCCGGTGGCAGGCGTAATGCCCCCATGTCTCCGGTGCAGGCCGCAACAGCCACACAGCAAACCGTACCCCGCTTTCTCTCCGGGTTAGGTACCGCCACCGCGGCCAATACCGTCACCGTCACCAGCCGTGTTGACGGCGAGCTGATGGCGATCCACTTTACCGAAGGCCAGCAGGTTAAAGCGGGCGATCTCCTGGTTGAGATCGATCCCCGTCCGTACCAGGTCCAACTCACCCAGGCCTTGGGACAACTGGCGAAAGATCAGGCCACTTTAGCCAATGCCAAACAGGATTTGGCACGCTACCAGCAGCTGATCAAAACCAATATGGTTTCACGCCAGGATCTGGATACCCAATTGTCACTGGTTCGCCAGACCGAAGGGGCGATCAAGGCCGATCAGGGTGCCGTCGACAGCGCCAAACTGCAAATCACCTACAGTAAAATCACGTCACCGATTGATGGGCGTGTCGGCCTGAAGCTGGTCGATGTGGGCAACTACATCGCCAGTGGCAGCAGCACCGGTATTGTGGTGATCACCCAAACCCACCCTATTGATGTAGTGTTCACTTTGCCAGAAAGTAATATTGCCGATCTGGTCAAAGCGCAAAAAACCGGGCCGGTAGCGGTTGAGGCCTGGGATCGCACCAATGAGCATCAATTGACTCAAGGTGTGTTATTGAGTCTGGATAACCAGATTGATACCGCCACCGGTACTATCAAACTAAAAGCCCGTTTCGATAACCAGGATGATGCGCTATTCCCGAACCAGTTCGTTAACGCCCGGCTGAAGGTGGACACCCTGCACGATGCGGTGGTGATCCCAACGGCAGCACTGCAGATGGGCAACGAAGGCCACTTTGTCTGGATCCTGAACGCAGAGAATAAAGTCAGCAAACACTTGGTCACCGCAGGCATTCAGGACAGCCAGCAGGTCGTGATTACCACCGGGGTTAACGTAGGAGACCGCGTGGTGACCGACGGTATCGATCGCCTGACAGAAGGCATGCAGGTTGAAGTTGTGGCACCACAGAAAGCCACTGCCACGGCACAACCCAGGCATAATACCAAAGCTCAGGGGAAATCCTGA